Genomic window (Chondrocystis sp. NIES-4102):
TCTGTCAGTGCTTCAGCAATAGTACTTTTGCCTGCACCACTAAATCCTGTAAACCAAACAGCAACTCCACGTTGATTCATATTTCGTTAATATTCCTTAATGTTTTTTTATGCCTCTCAGTATTTTACTTGCTTAATTTATTTTTTTAATTTTTATAACAGAATATCAATAAATAAATTATGGCTACAATAAAAGTTACTGTTATGGTAAAGCAATAATGAACCGCTCAGCTATTTTCCATTTAGCCATTCCCATTAACGATATAGTTCTTGCAAAAGAGTTTTATGCTGATAGCCTTGGTTGTCAAGTAGGAAGACAAAACAAGGTAGCAGTAATCTTTGATTTCTATGGTGTTCAGCTAGTTGGTCATCTTACCAATGAACCTTTGGTTAAGCAAGCAGGAATTTATCCTAGACACTTTGGCTTAATTTTACCTACTCAATCTGATTGGCAAGCAATATGCGATCGCGCTATCGAACAACAGCTTACTTTTTTTCAGCAACCTAAGTTACGTTTTCCTCAGCAAGTTTTGGAACATTACAGTTTTTTTCTTGCTGATCCTTTTGATAATTTGTTGGAATTTAAATATTACAGTAATCCAGTAGTGATTTTTGACGCTCAAGAATTTAATTCTATCGGGGAAACTGTTGTCTCAGATTCAGTTTTAGAAGAAGCTGAAAGAGGTTTTAATTAATAATTTTCTTCCCCTAATATTTTTAATTTATTTTTATCTTAACTATCTGTTAAAGTTTTGTATCCATCCTCTTATTTTGGTTGCTGATTA
Coding sequences:
- a CDS encoding glyoxalase/bleomycin resistance protein/dioxygenase; this encodes MNRSAIFHLAIPINDIVLAKEFYADSLGCQVGRQNKVAVIFDFYGVQLVGHLTNEPLVKQAGIYPRHFGLILPTQSDWQAICDRAIEQQLTFFQQPKLRFPQQVLEHYSFFLADPFDNLLEFKYYSNPVVIFDAQEFNSIGETVVSDSVLEEAERGFN